The genomic interval GTCGTGGGACGCCGAGGCGGGTATTACGACGAAGCCGGCATTCTGAGGGACATGTTCCAGAATCACTTGTTGCAGTTAATGATGATCACTGCGATGGAACCGCCGGCCCGGTACGACGCCGCGTTGGTTCGCGATGAAAAGGTCAAGGTTCTACACAGCGTACGCAAAATGAGCGGCGGTGATTTCGCTGCCAACACCGTTCGAGGACAGTACCTCGGCTACTTGGACGAAGAAGGCGTGCCGCCCAACAGTGTCACGGAGACCTACGCCGTCCTGAAACTGTTTTGCGACAACTGGCGTTGGAAAGACGTCCCGTTTTACTTGCGGAGCGGGAAAGGCATGTCGTGCCGAACGACTCAGATCGTCATCCAATTCCGACAAGTCCCGCATATCCTATTCGGACAAAAGACGCGCATGCCCCTGGGCAATCGGTTGGTGATCCAAGTCCAGCCGGCCGAAGGAATCCAGTTGCACTTTGAAACCAAGGTGCCTGACAGCGAAATGAAAACCAGAACCAGCACGCTGGACTTTGATTTCAACGCGATGACTCACGGCAGCATTCCCGACGCCTACCAACGTTTGTTGGTCGATTCGATTGTCGGCGACGCGAGCCTGTTCGCCCGCAGCGACGAAGTCGAGCTGGCGTGGAGCATCATCGATCCGATCATCGCGGCATGGCGGAGTCCCGCGGCGCCGACGTTGTACCCCTACGAAACCGATTACTGGGGACCCACCGAAGCGACGCAGTGGATGGCAGACCAGCACCGCGAATGGTTTGACTTTTGTCCCGTGATCACAAAGGAGTGATCACCAAAGAGTGATCCGCGCGACGACGTCAATTTTCAACTTGATTTTCCAACAGTGACAAAGGATGCCCTGTGGCGACTTGGTACGACCATCCCGAATATTTTGACATGCTGTTCCGTGACGAAACGGAAGGCGAGGTCAAGTTCTTTGAAAAAGCGTTTGAACGTATCGCGAAACGCAAAGTGAAGCGAGTTCTGGAGCCCGGTTGTGGCAGCGGACGATTGGTCGTTGCCATGGCGGCCGAAGGATACGAGATGACGGGCCTCGATTTGAGCGAGTCGATGTTGAATTATGTCAACAAACAGCTCAAGCGAAAGAAGCTGACGGCGGAGACTGTGATCGGCGACATGACGCAGATGGATTTGCCACACAAATACGACGCGGCCTTTTGTACTTTCAATACGTTTCGGCATTTGTTGAGCGAAAAGGACGCCGAGGCGCACTTGCGATCCGTCGCGAACCATCTCAACAAAGGTGGCATCTACATCCTGGGTTTGCACTTGTTGCCGTTGGATGCGTTTGAACACGCGATCGAACGTTTCACAACCAACTACGGCGGGACGCGTGTCACCACCACGATCAAAGTGATCGAGTTTGATCGCCGAAAACGCATCGAAGTCTTGCGGGTGTTGGTCAAAGCGAC from Stieleria varia carries:
- the zwf gene encoding glucose-6-phosphate dehydrogenase, translated to MAYTVVIFGASGDLTSRKLIPALYSQFKKNTLKEKLQIVGVSRSQFEHDQWRNALRETTAKFANEHFDDESWAEFSQNVYYHAGDIKETQDFHELAVFLEKIEEGKPCGRVYYLSTMPQLYEVAIQQLGAAGLADDSVAFRRVIIEKPFGTDLKSAQALNESIHKVFREDQIYRIDHYLGKETVQNIFALRFANSIFEPIWNRNYVDHIQITVAESVVVGRRGGYYDEAGILRDMFQNHLLQLMMITAMEPPARYDAALVRDEKVKVLHSVRKMSGGDFAANTVRGQYLGYLDEEGVPPNSVTETYAVLKLFCDNWRWKDVPFYLRSGKGMSCRTTQIVIQFRQVPHILFGQKTRMPLGNRLVIQVQPAEGIQLHFETKVPDSEMKTRTSTLDFDFNAMTHGSIPDAYQRLLVDSIVGDASLFARSDEVELAWSIIDPIIAAWRSPAAPTLYPYETDYWGPTEATQWMADQHREWFDFCPVITKE
- a CDS encoding class I SAM-dependent methyltransferase, with protein sequence MATWYDHPEYFDMLFRDETEGEVKFFEKAFERIAKRKVKRVLEPGCGSGRLVVAMAAEGYEMTGLDLSESMLNYVNKQLKRKKLTAETVIGDMTQMDLPHKYDAAFCTFNTFRHLLSEKDAEAHLRSVANHLNKGGIYILGLHLLPLDAFEHAIERFTTNYGGTRVTTTIKVIEFDRRKRIEVLRVLVKATKRSGVIERVKSEFPLRVYTCRQLKSLFKKVDDVLELAAVHDYEYDIDETATFDDDLTEGVFVLRKR